A genomic segment from Actinomycetota bacterium encodes:
- a CDS encoding very short patch repair endonuclease, with amino-acid sequence MAERWREPFASSEALRSRMSAQRRQDTGPELAVRRALHASGLRYRVHVAPLAGLRRQADVVFTRARVAVFVDGCFWHGCPEHGRRQHRVNGWYWPEKIERNRRRDADTDARLAAAGWTVVRVWEHERPEAAAARVREAVTAAAGGARVSRSPGCPA; translated from the coding sequence GTGGCCGAGAGGTGGAGGGAGCCGTTCGCCTCGTCGGAGGCCCTCCGGAGCCGGATGTCGGCTCAGCGCCGCCAGGACACCGGGCCCGAACTGGCCGTGCGCCGGGCACTGCACGCCTCGGGCCTGCGCTACCGGGTGCACGTGGCGCCGCTGGCTGGGCTTCGCCGCCAAGCCGACGTGGTGTTCACCCGGGCCCGGGTGGCGGTGTTCGTCGACGGCTGCTTCTGGCACGGCTGCCCCGAGCACGGGCGGCGCCAGCACCGGGTCAACGGGTGGTACTGGCCCGAGAAGATCGAGCGCAACCGCCGGCGTGACGCCGACACCGACGCCCGGCTGGCGGCCGCAGGCTGGACCGTCGTGCGGGTGTGGGAGCACGAGAGGCCAGAAGCGGCCGCCGCCCGGGTGCGGGAGGCGGTGACTGCCGCCGCCGGCGGGGCCCGGGTCAGCCGAAGCCCCGGCTGTCCTGCTTGA
- a CDS encoding 4a-hydroxytetrahydrobiopterin dehydratase, whose product MALLEDDEVRAALGGLDGWEMEGGEIVREVRFEGFRAAIAFVVRVAFEAEAADHHPDIDIRWARVRLALSTHSQGGITMGDIEMARTIDALVP is encoded by the coding sequence ATGGCCCTGCTGGAAGACGACGAAGTGCGGGCCGCCTTGGGCGGGCTCGACGGGTGGGAGATGGAGGGCGGCGAGATCGTCCGCGAGGTCCGGTTCGAGGGCTTCCGGGCGGCCATCGCCTTCGTGGTGCGGGTGGCCTTCGAAGCCGAGGCCGCCGACCATCATCCCGACATCGACATCCGCTGGGCACGGGTCCGGCTGGCCCTGTCCACCCACAGCCAGGGGGGCATCACCATGGGCGACATCGAGATGGCCCGCACCATCGACGCGCTGGTGCCCTGA
- a CDS encoding PaaI family thioesterase, whose amino-acid sequence MTRTRLDPGAYGFPTRCFVCEPANPAGLQVAYSYDDSSGLVEAEFTLGPQYSGAPNYVHGGVVMALLDEAMAWTAIAAAGRFAVVRENTTNFEHGVMVGRPHRIEARLERTGSIRMEASAVLLNGDGKRCARARSRLVVLSREAAKSAIGEVDGEALRFLREESS is encoded by the coding sequence ATGACGCGGACGCGGCTCGACCCCGGGGCCTACGGTTTCCCGACGCGATGCTTCGTGTGTGAGCCCGCCAACCCTGCGGGGCTGCAGGTCGCCTACAGCTACGACGATTCGTCCGGACTGGTGGAGGCCGAGTTCACGCTGGGCCCGCAGTACTCGGGGGCGCCCAACTACGTCCACGGCGGGGTGGTGATGGCCCTGCTGGACGAGGCCATGGCCTGGACGGCCATCGCGGCGGCCGGCAGGTTCGCGGTCGTGCGGGAGAACACCACCAACTTCGAACACGGCGTGATGGTCGGCCGGCCCCACCGGATCGAGGCTCGGCTGGAGCGGACGGGCTCCATCCGCATGGAGGCTTCTGCCGTCCTGTTGAACGGAGACGGCAAGCGGTGTGCCCGGGCAAGGTCGCGGCTCGTCGTGCTGTCCCGGGAGGCGGCCAAGTCGGCGATCGGAGAGGTCGACGGCGAAGCCCTGAGGTTCCTGCGCGAGGAGAGTTCGTGA
- a CDS encoding DNA cytosine methyltransferase — protein MGVLDVFAGAGGLSTGLAEAGFEVVGGVERDRDACETFAKAHPSAEVVEGDVGRVPLRRWRDEVEVVAGGPPCQPWSTGGKRLGPADARDGWPAYLRVLDEVRPRAFVAENVAGLASRARRAHLDALLGELAARGFVVTSRLVDAAGYGVPQHRHRLVVVGVRGGPGYRFPEAGYGPGRPRPWVAAGSVVGIEALGVPNPSAVTYARRPDLRADPYGGHLYNGGGRPLDLARPARTLLASMGGNKTPWVDTAGVVPGYHAHLVAGGQPRAGLVPGARRITVEEAALLQTFPPATAFAGARSSRYRQVGNAVPPALARAVGAALAAHLARD, from the coding sequence GTGGGCGTGCTCGACGTGTTCGCCGGGGCGGGCGGGCTGTCGACCGGCCTCGCCGAGGCCGGTTTCGAGGTCGTGGGGGGCGTCGAGCGGGACCGGGACGCCTGTGAGACCTTCGCCAAGGCCCACCCGTCCGCCGAGGTGGTCGAGGGGGACGTGGGCCGCGTTCCCCTGCGCCGCTGGCGGGACGAGGTCGAGGTAGTGGCGGGCGGGCCACCGTGCCAGCCGTGGAGCACGGGCGGCAAGCGCCTGGGCCCGGCCGACGCCCGTGACGGCTGGCCCGCCTACCTGCGGGTGCTCGACGAGGTCAGGCCCCGGGCCTTCGTAGCCGAGAACGTGGCCGGCCTGGCCAGCCGCGCCCGCCGGGCACACCTCGACGCCCTGCTGGGCGAACTGGCGGCCCGGGGGTTCGTGGTCACGTCCCGGCTGGTCGACGCCGCCGGCTACGGGGTACCCCAGCACCGGCACCGGCTAGTGGTTGTAGGCGTACGGGGAGGTCCCGGCTACCGGTTCCCCGAGGCGGGGTACGGCCCGGGCCGCCCCCGGCCCTGGGTGGCGGCCGGGTCGGTGGTCGGGATCGAGGCCCTGGGCGTGCCCAACCCGTCGGCCGTGACCTACGCCCGCCGGCCCGACCTGCGGGCCGACCCCTACGGGGGCCACCTCTACAACGGGGGGGGCCGGCCCCTCGACCTGGCCCGGCCGGCCCGCACCCTGCTGGCCAGCATGGGCGGCAACAAGACGCCGTGGGTCGACACCGCCGGGGTGGTGCCCGGCTACCACGCCCACCTGGTGGCCGGCGGGCAGCCGCGGGCCGGCCTCGTGCCCGGGGCTCGGCGCATCACCGTCGAGGAGGCGGCCCTTCTCCAGACGTTCCCCCCGGCCACCGCCTTCGCCGGTGCCCGGTCGAGCCGCTACCGCCAGGTGGGCAACGCCGTCCCTCCGGCCCTGGCCCGGGCCGTGGGGGCGGCGCTGGCCGCCCACCTGGCCAGGGACTGA
- a CDS encoding rhodanese-like domain-containing protein, whose translation MSYGMGTPPGVPEVTPEQLEAALVGGAPVVDVREHDEYEGGHLSGATLVPMGEVVARVAELPRTGPVYIVCATGARSGRAAQWYRAQGIDARNLAGGMKAWVAGGRPVVFGPLPG comes from the coding sequence GTGAGCTACGGCATGGGCACCCCACCCGGTGTACCGGAGGTGACCCCCGAGCAGTTGGAGGCAGCATTGGTCGGCGGGGCCCCGGTGGTCGACGTGCGAGAACACGACGAGTACGAGGGTGGGCACCTCTCCGGTGCCACCCTGGTCCCGATGGGCGAGGTCGTGGCCCGGGTGGCCGAACTTCCCCGTACGGGCCCGGTCTACATCGTGTGCGCCACCGGGGCCCGCAGCGGCCGGGCGGCCCAGTGGTACCGGGCCCAGGGCATCGACGCCCGTAACCTGGCCGGGGGAATGAAGGCGTGGGTCGCCGGCGGCCGGCCGGTCGTGTTCGGGCCCCTGCCCGGCTGA
- a CDS encoding phospholipid scramblase-related protein: MSDLGTRAPDWYPDPFGRHELRYWDGSQWTEHVATRGRQAQDPPTGQPHVPTVNREKGKIIRDVEKAVAAGEARPGGGTLFTEPVLVVNQKAKLIEVNNEYAIYDREGRQIGAVRQVGQSTLKKVMRVVTSFDQFMTHKLQVVDATGTPVLVLTRPAKLVKSRVVVEDGAGRPVGEIVQENMIGKIHFGLMAGGHRLGSINGENWRAWNFNIADANGTEVARITKTWEGLAKTMFTTADNYVVQVHRALDEPLRSLVLAAALAVDTALKQDSRGFG; this comes from the coding sequence GTGAGCGACCTCGGCACCCGCGCCCCCGACTGGTACCCCGACCCCTTCGGCCGCCATGAGCTGCGCTACTGGGACGGCAGCCAGTGGACCGAGCACGTGGCCACCAGGGGCCGCCAAGCCCAAGACCCCCCGACCGGCCAGCCCCACGTGCCCACCGTCAACCGGGAGAAGGGCAAGATCATCCGCGACGTCGAGAAGGCGGTTGCCGCCGGAGAGGCCCGGCCCGGGGGCGGCACGTTGTTCACCGAGCCCGTGCTGGTCGTCAACCAGAAGGCCAAGCTCATCGAGGTCAACAACGAGTACGCCATCTACGACCGCGAGGGCCGCCAGATCGGGGCCGTACGCCAGGTGGGCCAGAGCACGCTCAAGAAGGTCATGAGGGTGGTCACTTCCTTCGACCAGTTCATGACCCACAAGCTCCAGGTGGTCGACGCCACCGGCACCCCGGTCCTTGTCCTGACCAGGCCGGCCAAGCTGGTCAAGTCGCGCGTCGTGGTGGAGGACGGTGCCGGTCGGCCGGTGGGCGAGATCGTCCAGGAGAACATGATCGGCAAGATCCACTTCGGCCTCATGGCCGGCGGCCACCGGCTGGGGTCGATCAACGGGGAGAACTGGCGGGCGTGGAACTTCAACATCGCCGACGCCAACGGCACCGAGGTGGCCCGTATCACCAAGACGTGGGAGGGCCTGGCCAAGACCATGTTCACGACCGCCGACAACTACGTCGTGCAGGTCCACCGGGCACTCGACGAACCGCTGCGCAGCCTGGTGCTGGCCGCCGCCCTGGCGGTGGACACCGCCCTCAAGCAGGACAGCCGGGGCTTCGGCTGA
- a CDS encoding endonuclease/exonuclease/phosphatase family protein codes for MRLATFNILHGRSLADGVVSVERLAAACRSLEVDVLCLQEVDRGQDRSGGADQTAEVAAALGSASWRFEPAIVGVPGGLWRPAADEDTAGTGPGGEETAGTGPGSGAGPGADEPRPSGEGQRRSGTGGGAAYGVAIVSRLPVERWHVLRLAAAPVRSPVMVPGGRGRFLLLRDEPRVVLAAEVDAMVVATTHLSFVPGYNLVQLRRAVRWLEGLGPSAVLAGDLNAPGPLPRWTSGWRSLAEARTYPADRPRLQVDHVLGRGDLPPVTAVEVRRLALSDHRALVVALVPS; via the coding sequence TTGAGGCTCGCCACCTTCAACATCCTCCACGGCCGGTCTCTGGCCGACGGGGTGGTGTCCGTGGAGAGGCTGGCGGCCGCCTGCCGGTCGCTGGAGGTCGACGTGCTGTGCCTGCAGGAGGTTGACCGCGGCCAGGACCGTTCGGGCGGCGCCGACCAGACGGCCGAGGTGGCCGCCGCCTTGGGTTCCGCCTCCTGGCGCTTCGAGCCGGCCATAGTGGGCGTCCCCGGCGGGCTGTGGCGTCCGGCCGCCGACGAAGATACCGCTGGGACGGGGCCCGGCGGCGAAGAGACCGCTGGGACGGGGCCCGGCAGCGGGGCCGGCCCGGGGGCCGATGAACCGAGGCCGTCCGGTGAGGGCCAGCGCCGGTCGGGCACCGGCGGCGGGGCGGCGTACGGGGTCGCCATCGTGTCGCGGCTGCCGGTCGAGCGCTGGCACGTACTGCGCCTGGCGGCTGCTCCCGTCCGGTCGCCGGTGATGGTGCCCGGCGGCCGGGGGCGGTTCCTCCTGCTGCGCGACGAGCCTCGGGTAGTCCTGGCCGCCGAGGTCGATGCGATGGTGGTCGCCACCACCCACCTGTCGTTCGTCCCGGGGTACAACCTGGTCCAGTTGCGCCGGGCGGTCCGGTGGCTGGAGGGCCTCGGGCCATCGGCCGTGTTGGCCGGCGACCTCAACGCCCCTGGCCCCCTGCCCCGCTGGACGTCGGGTTGGCGCTCCCTGGCCGAGGCCCGCACCTATCCGGCCGACCGGCCCCGCTTGCAGGTCGATCACGTCCTCGGCCGGGGCGACCTCCCGCCCGTCACCGCCGTCGAGGTCAGGCGCTTGGCCCTGTCGGACCATCGTGCCTTGGTGGTCGCGTTGGTGCCCTCATGA
- a CDS encoding flavin reductase family protein encodes MPLISGIVGPVPEGRDPEDYDKLRRRVLWALPYGLYVVGSRDGDRRNGMTLNWATQVSFDPKLVAISVEAGAYTHELVTAGRVFSLNVIDREDRAIVRKFTKPVEVDLEARTLNGFAFHDGLSGAPVLDQAVAWVDCTLWQTVEVGGHTLFIGEVVDAGFAKAEDTPVLRMEDTRMNYGG; translated from the coding sequence ATGCCGCTGATCAGCGGGATCGTCGGGCCGGTACCCGAGGGCCGTGACCCCGAGGACTACGACAAGCTGCGCCGGCGGGTGCTGTGGGCTCTGCCTTACGGTCTCTACGTGGTCGGCAGCCGAGACGGCGACCGGCGCAACGGCATGACCCTCAACTGGGCCACGCAGGTCAGCTTCGACCCCAAGCTGGTGGCCATCAGCGTGGAGGCCGGTGCGTACACCCACGAGCTCGTCACCGCCGGCCGGGTCTTCAGCCTCAACGTCATCGACCGCGAGGACCGGGCCATCGTGCGCAAGTTCACCAAGCCCGTCGAGGTCGACCTCGAAGCCCGCACCCTCAACGGCTTCGCCTTCCACGACGGCCTCTCGGGGGCGCCCGTGCTCGACCAGGCGGTGGCTTGGGTCGACTGCACCCTGTGGCAGACGGTCGAAGTGGGCGGGCACACGCTGTTCATCGGCGAGGTCGTCGACGCCGGTTTCGCCAAGGCCGAGGACACGCCCGTCCTGCGCATGGAGGACACCCGCATGAACTACGGCGGTTGA
- a CDS encoding alpha-amylase family glycosyl hydrolase → MDGTGPRWWQEAVFYQVYPRSFADSGGDGVGDLEGLRQRLDHLQWLGVDAIWVCPFYPSPMADFGYDVADYCDVDPLFGTLEDFDRLVADAHSRGIRVIVDWVPNHTSDRHPWFVESRSSRDSPKRGWYVWRDGGDGPGGRPNNWRAAFGGHAWTWDDRTAQWYLHLFLPEQPDLNWRNPEVAEAMEGVLRFWLDRGADGFRIDVVQGLGKDDELADDPPGSVLPRSTTNDHPNAHPILRFIRRLVDAYPQEPVLVGEVYLLSTEQVARYLGDGDELHLAFDFTSLYAPWTADAWRAAIDRVAAELGPIGGWPTWALSNHDNPRHATRYRGEAQARAAAVLLLTLRGTPFLYAGEELGLEDAVVPSHRTVDPGGRDGCRAPLPWDATESHGWPGAGPGGAWLPWPPDAATRNVESQRADRSSVLHLYRRLLAARRASPALRRGSLAVLASAPGVLAYERLAGPDRRVVLVNFEAAPTEAAVPGDWLVEVSTEGGPGGEDRPYDGQLGPAAAVLLRPA, encoded by the coding sequence ATGGACGGCACGGGGCCCCGGTGGTGGCAGGAGGCGGTCTTCTACCAGGTCTATCCCCGGTCGTTCGCCGACTCGGGGGGCGACGGGGTGGGCGACCTCGAAGGCCTGCGCCAGCGCCTCGACCACCTGCAGTGGCTGGGCGTCGACGCCATATGGGTCTGCCCGTTCTACCCCTCCCCCATGGCCGACTTCGGCTACGACGTGGCCGACTACTGCGACGTCGACCCGCTCTTCGGCACCCTGGAGGACTTCGACCGCCTGGTGGCCGACGCCCACTCCCGGGGGATCCGGGTGATCGTGGACTGGGTGCCCAACCACACGTCCGACCGCCACCCGTGGTTCGTCGAGAGCCGGTCGTCGCGCGACAGCCCGAAGCGTGGGTGGTACGTGTGGCGCGACGGTGGCGACGGGCCGGGGGGACGGCCCAACAACTGGCGGGCGGCCTTCGGGGGCCACGCCTGGACATGGGACGACCGGACGGCCCAGTGGTACCTCCACCTGTTCCTGCCCGAGCAGCCCGACCTCAACTGGCGCAACCCCGAGGTGGCCGAGGCCATGGAGGGCGTCCTGCGCTTCTGGCTCGACCGGGGAGCGGACGGGTTCCGCATCGACGTCGTCCAAGGCCTGGGCAAGGACGACGAGTTGGCCGACGACCCACCCGGGTCGGTCCTGCCCCGTTCGACGACCAACGACCACCCCAACGCCCACCCCATCCTGCGCTTCATCCGGCGCCTGGTCGACGCCTATCCCCAGGAGCCGGTGCTCGTGGGCGAGGTCTACCTGCTGTCCACCGAGCAGGTGGCCCGCTACCTGGGCGACGGCGACGAGCTGCACCTGGCCTTCGACTTCACATCGCTGTACGCACCGTGGACGGCCGACGCCTGGCGAGCGGCCATCGATCGCGTGGCGGCCGAGTTGGGCCCCATCGGGGGCTGGCCCACGTGGGCCCTGTCCAACCACGACAACCCCCGCCACGCCACCCGCTACCGCGGGGAGGCCCAGGCCCGGGCCGCGGCCGTCTTGCTGCTCACCCTGCGGGGGACTCCCTTCCTCTACGCCGGCGAGGAACTGGGCTTGGAGGACGCGGTCGTGCCGTCCCACCGGACCGTGGACCCCGGTGGGCGCGACGGCTGCCGCGCCCCGCTGCCTTGGGACGCCACCGAGTCCCACGGTTGGCCCGGAGCCGGCCCCGGCGGCGCCTGGTTGCCGTGGCCGCCCGACGCCGCCACCCGCAACGTCGAGTCCCAGCGGGCCGACCGGTCATCGGTGCTCCACCTCTACCGCCGCCTCCTAGCGGCCCGGCGGGCCAGCCCCGCCCTGCGCCGGGGATCGCTGGCCGTGCTGGCTTCGGCGCCCGGTGTGCTGGCCTACGAACGGCTGGCCGGCCCCGACCGCCGGGTGGTCCTCGTGAACTTCGAGGCGGCCCCGACCGAGGCGGCAGTGCCGGGCGACTGGCTGGTGGAGGTCTCGACCGAGGGCGGCCCCGGCGGGGAGGACCGGCCTTACGACGGCCAGCTCGGGCCGGCGGCGGCAGTCCTGCTCCGCCCCGCTTAG
- a CDS encoding dipeptidase, with amino-acid sequence MAAPPPALAGYVEAERGRIVSTLLEWLRIPSISAQPAHAPDVRRSAEWTAGLLEGAGLENVELIETAGAPSVYGDHLHAGPGAPTALVYGHHDVQPVDPLDEWTSPPFEPTVVGGPVDGEVRARGAVDDKGQVLYQVEAVRGLLATAGRLPVNMKFLIEGEEEVGSPHFGELLRTHRDGLACDVVVVSDTDMWAPDVPTTCVGMRGLVAFDVAVRTAPSDLHSGLFGGAVPNPAHVVARLVAALHDGDRRVAVPGFYDDVRPLTAAEEASLAAIPVDEEAWRAMAGVARLEGEAGRSLLERIWTRPTCDVVGISAGYQGEGIKTVVPARAGFKVTFRLVPDQRPERVAELFGAWLAAAVPEGVEVEVAPQGGVAPALTPVDHPAMAALCRAIARVWGRDPLFTRIGGSGPEEALGRVLGAPVLYLGVALPGDRFHAPNERLVMDQFWKGLLAAGELWGELAAALAPGETQ; translated from the coding sequence ATGGCCGCCCCACCGCCCGCCCTGGCCGGCTACGTCGAGGCCGAGCGCGGCCGGATCGTCTCGACCCTGCTGGAGTGGCTGCGCATCCCTTCGATCTCGGCCCAGCCGGCTCACGCCCCCGACGTCCGGCGGTCGGCCGAGTGGACGGCCGGCCTGCTCGAGGGTGCCGGGCTGGAGAACGTCGAGCTGATCGAGACGGCTGGGGCGCCGTCGGTGTACGGCGATCACCTCCACGCCGGCCCCGGCGCGCCCACGGCCCTGGTCTACGGCCACCACGACGTGCAACCCGTCGACCCCCTCGACGAGTGGACCTCGCCGCCGTTCGAGCCCACCGTCGTGGGCGGGCCCGTGGACGGCGAGGTCCGGGCGCGGGGCGCGGTCGACGACAAGGGCCAGGTCCTCTACCAGGTGGAGGCCGTGCGGGGCCTGCTGGCCACGGCCGGGCGCCTGCCGGTGAACATGAAGTTCCTGATCGAAGGCGAGGAGGAGGTGGGCAGCCCCCACTTCGGGGAGCTGCTCCGTACCCATCGGGACGGGCTGGCGTGCGACGTGGTGGTCGTCTCGGACACCGACATGTGGGCGCCCGACGTGCCCACCACGTGCGTGGGCATGCGGGGCCTGGTGGCCTTCGACGTGGCCGTGCGCACCGCCCCCTCCGACCTGCACTCGGGCCTGTTCGGCGGGGCCGTGCCCAACCCGGCCCACGTCGTGGCCCGCCTAGTGGCCGCCCTCCACGACGGCGACCGGCGGGTGGCCGTGCCCGGCTTCTACGACGACGTACGCCCCCTGACGGCCGCCGAGGAGGCCTCGCTGGCCGCCATCCCGGTAGACGAGGAGGCGTGGCGGGCCATGGCCGGTGTGGCCCGGCTGGAGGGCGAGGCCGGCCGTTCGCTGCTGGAGCGCATCTGGACGCGCCCGACCTGCGACGTGGTCGGCATCTCGGCCGGCTACCAGGGCGAGGGCATCAAGACGGTGGTGCCCGCCCGGGCCGGGTTCAAGGTGACGTTCCGCCTGGTGCCCGACCAGAGGCCCGAGCGGGTGGCCGAGCTGTTCGGGGCCTGGCTGGCGGCGGCCGTGCCCGAGGGCGTCGAGGTCGAGGTGGCGCCCCAGGGCGGCGTGGCCCCCGCACTTACCCCCGTCGACCACCCGGCCATGGCCGCCCTGTGCCGGGCCATCGCCCGGGTGTGGGGCCGCGACCCGCTGTTCACCCGCATCGGGGGCAGCGGTCCCGAGGAGGCCCTGGGCCGGGTGCTCGGCGCCCCCGTCCTCTACCTCGGGGTGGCCCTGCCCGGCGACCGCTTCCATGCCCCCAACGAGCGCCTGGTCATGGACCAGTTCTGGAAGGGCCTGCTGGCCGCCGGGGAGCTGTGGGGCGAACTGGCGGCCGCCCTCGCCCCCGGGGAGACCCAGTGA
- a CDS encoding MFS transporter, translating to MTSRSGTFRSLQNRNFKLFTSGQLVSVTGTGMQQVAQAWLVLSLTDSGTALGITVALQFLPMLLFGVWGGLLADRRDKRTLLVATQVAQGVLAIALFALVVTDVVNLWMVYVMALLLGLATCVDMPTRQSFTIEMVGPEYVTNAVALNSAVFNSGRLLGPAVGGLIIASVGVGLCFLINGLSYIATIVALRAMDTTKLYRQPPTPRERGQVRAGMRYAWRDPVLRPTLLLVTVVGTFGFNFIVVLPLLAREVFGGGARLYGVLTSLMGLGAMLGALTAARRAEPTRTFLIGGAASFGLSATLVSLSPNAAVAGVLLVVMGATMMVFLATANSTLQLAAQPSMRGRVMALYGLVFLGSTPVGGPIIGFVSDHLGPRAGLAIGGLSSLVAALVIGYPLIARRRDALVARRAAARAAAAAAPALNGAPAAAGPGLAPVAPLAPTTSATSATSATSATSAGPAGPAANGAGGTPRRATTSGDEPLGGVTGAVPTGGP from the coding sequence GTGACGAGCCGCTCGGGCACGTTCCGGTCCCTCCAGAACCGTAACTTCAAGCTGTTCACCTCCGGCCAGCTCGTGTCGGTCACCGGCACCGGGATGCAGCAGGTGGCCCAGGCCTGGCTGGTCCTGAGCCTCACCGACAGCGGCACCGCCCTGGGCATCACGGTGGCCCTGCAGTTCCTTCCCATGCTGCTGTTCGGGGTGTGGGGCGGGCTGCTGGCCGACCGGCGCGACAAGCGCACGCTCCTGGTGGCCACCCAGGTGGCCCAGGGGGTGCTGGCCATCGCCCTGTTCGCCTTGGTGGTGACCGACGTGGTCAACCTGTGGATGGTCTACGTGATGGCCCTGCTGCTGGGACTGGCCACCTGCGTGGACATGCCCACCCGCCAGTCGTTCACCATCGAGATGGTCGGGCCGGAGTACGTCACCAACGCCGTGGCCCTCAACAGCGCGGTGTTCAACAGCGGGCGGCTGCTCGGCCCGGCCGTGGGCGGGCTGATCATCGCCTCGGTCGGGGTCGGCCTGTGCTTTCTCATCAACGGGCTCTCTTACATCGCCACCATCGTCGCCCTCCGGGCCATGGACACCACCAAGCTGTACCGCCAGCCCCCGACGCCCCGGGAGAGGGGCCAAGTCAGGGCGGGCATGCGCTACGCCTGGCGGGACCCAGTCCTGCGCCCCACCCTCCTGCTGGTCACGGTGGTCGGGACCTTCGGGTTCAACTTCATCGTCGTGCTGCCCCTGCTGGCCCGGGAGGTGTTCGGGGGGGGTGCCCGCCTCTACGGCGTGCTCACGTCGCTGATGGGGCTCGGGGCCATGCTCGGCGCGCTCACCGCCGCCCGCCGGGCGGAACCGACCCGCACGTTCCTGATCGGCGGGGCCGCCTCGTTCGGGCTGTCGGCCACCTTAGTGTCCCTGTCGCCTAATGCGGCCGTCGCCGGCGTCCTGCTGGTCGTGATGGGGGCCACCATGATGGTGTTCCTGGCCACGGCCAACTCGACGCTCCAACTGGCGGCCCAACCGTCGATGCGGGGCCGGGTCATGGCCCTCTACGGGCTGGTGTTCCTGGGGAGCACGCCCGTCGGCGGACCGATCATCGGGTTCGTTTCCGACCACCTCGGCCCCCGGGCCGGCCTGGCCATCGGCGGGCTGTCGAGCCTGGTGGCCGCCTTGGTGATCGGCTACCCCCTGATCGCCCGCCGCCGTGACGCCTTAGTCGCCCGCCGGGCGGCCGCCCGGGCCGCCGCAGCCGCGGCACCCGCCCTGAACGGTGCCCCGGCAGCCGCCGGCCCCGGTCTGGCCCCCGTCGCCCCTCTCGCTCCCACGACCTCGGCGACCTCCGCGACCTCCGCGACCTCCGCGACCTCGGCGGGACCGGCGGGACCGGCGGCCAACGGGGCCGGGGGTACGCCGCGGCGCGCCACGACCTCGGGGGACGAGCCGCTCGGGGGTGTCACGGGCGCCGTTCCCACCGGCGGGCCCTAG
- a CDS encoding MarR family transcriptional regulator: MTRTLPTDLSSDVAARLRHCVFRLRRVLHRQVQGDLTPSQASALASVERLGPLTLGELSAVESVRPPTMTKVVAALEDQGLVARLIDPNDRRVCRVEATPQGSALLATSRLRTDAYLEARLRSLSPTERAALERAIEVLERLAEGDE; this comes from the coding sequence ATGACCAGGACCCTGCCCACGGACCTCAGCTCCGACGTCGCCGCCCGGCTCCGCCACTGCGTCTTCCGCCTGCGCCGGGTGCTGCACCGCCAGGTGCAGGGCGACCTGACCCCGTCGCAGGCGTCGGCTCTGGCCAGCGTCGAGCGCCTCGGCCCCCTGACCCTGGGCGAGCTCTCGGCCGTGGAGAGCGTCCGCCCGCCGACCATGACCAAGGTCGTGGCCGCTCTGGAGGACCAGGGCCTGGTGGCCCGGCTAATCGACCCCAACGACCGGCGAGTGTGCCGGGTGGAGGCCACGCCCCAGGGTTCGGCCCTACTGGCCACCAGCCGGCTGCGCACCGACGCCTACCTGGAGGCCCGCCTCCGGAGCCTCTCCCCCACCGAGCGGGCCGCCCTGGAGCGGGCCATCGAGGTGCTCGAGCGCCTGGCCGAGGGCGACGAGTGA